One genomic window of Luteitalea pratensis includes the following:
- a CDS encoding creatininase family protein, with amino-acid sequence MRALHYIALLCVLGTVPSLAQPRDSRIRKLEELAWPQIDALDRERTMFILPIGMLEEHGPHLPVGSDTFGVEYEAAGVSTKVSAALPQWRVVMMPTIHYGETGANVIGGVFVHPGTYGIRHSTLRSLVADLGAQLAQNGFKWIFVLTGHASPSHGIAVNDGCDFVSETFKVSMLHVSGLFRADAAIQSRARAIAAKHFSAAEIAAFGLDVHAGVAETSVNLALQPLLVHRGYKSLPPQAGRTFEELQTIATRPGWQGYLSTPSKATAAYGRDIEVWWVDGLTELVLRTIRGENLLNAPRAPAQLDPGRAGVLERALQDEREFEAKLDAWLAHRRPR; translated from the coding sequence ATGCGTGCGCTCCATTACATCGCCCTCCTCTGCGTTCTCGGCACTGTGCCCTCACTCGCACAGCCTCGAGATTCACGCATCCGCAAGCTCGAAGAACTGGCGTGGCCACAGATCGACGCGCTCGATCGCGAGCGCACGATGTTCATCCTCCCAATCGGCATGCTCGAGGAGCACGGTCCCCATCTGCCGGTCGGGTCCGATACCTTCGGCGTGGAGTACGAGGCCGCCGGCGTGTCGACGAAGGTCAGCGCCGCCCTGCCGCAATGGCGTGTTGTGATGATGCCGACGATTCACTACGGTGAGACCGGCGCGAACGTCATCGGCGGCGTCTTCGTCCACCCAGGCACCTATGGCATCCGCCACTCTACTCTCCGGTCGCTGGTTGCGGATCTCGGCGCACAGCTGGCGCAGAACGGGTTCAAATGGATCTTCGTCCTGACTGGCCACGCCTCCCCCTCGCACGGCATCGCCGTGAATGATGGCTGTGACTTCGTCAGCGAAACGTTCAAGGTCAGCATGCTGCACGTGAGCGGCCTCTTCCGCGCCGATGCGGCCATTCAATCCCGGGCCAGGGCGATCGCGGCGAAACATTTCTCAGCGGCCGAGATTGCCGCATTCGGGCTCGATGTTCACGCCGGCGTCGCGGAGACGTCCGTCAACCTGGCTCTTCAGCCGCTGCTCGTGCATCGCGGGTATAAGAGTCTTCCTCCTCAGGCCGGGCGAACGTTCGAGGAGCTGCAGACGATCGCGACCAGGCCGGGCTGGCAGGGATATCTGTCGACACCCTCGAAAGCCACGGCCGCATACGGGCGAGATATCGAAGTGTGGTGGGTGGATGGATTGACCGAGCTCGTCTTGCGCACCATTCGCGGGGAGAACCTGCTGAATGCGCCGCGCGCGCCGGCGCAGCTCGATCCCGGGAGAGCAGGCGTACTAGAAAGGGCACTGCAGGACGAGCGCGAGTTCGAGGCAAAGCTCGACGCGTGGTTGGCTCATCGTCGACCGCGGTAG
- a CDS encoding DNA-binding protein translates to MARRSQDWNVGLAEDLRDAEFAREFLLAAMDEGVAIQVALGKVIRAMGVKEFADKIDMAAPNVQRAINPRHNPTLETLNRLLDPFKLRLVLAPAERPKRRRVA, encoded by the coding sequence ATGGCACGACGCAGTCAGGATTGGAACGTCGGGCTCGCCGAGGATCTGCGAGATGCTGAGTTCGCCCGCGAGTTCCTGCTTGCCGCGATGGACGAGGGCGTGGCGATTCAGGTCGCGCTCGGCAAGGTGATCCGAGCGATGGGCGTGAAGGAGTTCGCCGACAAGATCGACATGGCCGCTCCGAATGTGCAGCGTGCCATCAATCCGCGCCACAACCCGACCCTCGAGACACTGAACAGGCTGCTCGATCCGTTCAAGCTCCGGCTCGTTCTGGCGCCAGCCGAACGGCCCAAGCGGCGCCGAGTGGCGTAG
- a CDS encoding type II toxin-antitoxin system RelE/ParE family toxin, with translation MKVRVREFVTAGGAAPYREWLLEFDRVTPARIQARVLRFEDANFGDVRSVGGGVLEARVMFGAGYRIYFGRHRVALVLLLVGGSKASQTRDIRLAQVYWREYLGGK, from the coding sequence ATGAAGGTGCGCGTCCGTGAGTTCGTCACGGCTGGCGGAGCGGCCCCGTATCGCGAGTGGCTGCTCGAGTTTGACCGTGTGACTCCTGCGCGCATCCAGGCACGCGTCCTGCGCTTCGAAGACGCGAACTTCGGCGACGTCAGGAGCGTTGGTGGTGGCGTGCTGGAGGCGCGCGTGATGTTCGGCGCGGGCTACCGCATCTACTTCGGCCGCCACCGCGTTGCGCTCGTGCTCCTGCTCGTCGGCGGCAGCAAGGCTTCACAGACGCGGGACATTCGCCTGGCGCAGGTGTACTGGCGCGAGTACCTGGGAGGGAAGTGA
- a CDS encoding helix-turn-helix transcriptional regulator: MPAYGLHPPSQMLRELPASTEPRPFATTVRARGITMPSPITTSRALARTALRGHQLQQRCGQSTAEPSNGTGLTTIASHGQGEMLLRLRDVLAIVGMSRAHVYNLIKQGLFPRPIALGSNCARWVQSEVQAWVSDSIVTARLTARETTRQ, translated from the coding sequence ATGCCGGCCTATGGCCTGCATCCACCGTCACAGATGCTGCGTGAACTGCCGGCGTCGACGGAACCACGTCCATTCGCCACGACTGTGCGCGCTCGAGGCATCACCATGCCGAGCCCCATCACGACATCTCGCGCTCTCGCCAGGACTGCCCTTCGGGGACATCAGCTTCAACAGCGGTGCGGCCAGTCCACCGCCGAGCCTAGCAACGGCACCGGACTCACGACTATCGCAAGCCACGGCCAAGGCGAGATGTTGCTTCGCCTTCGCGACGTCCTGGCCATCGTGGGCATGAGCCGGGCCCATGTGTACAACCTCATCAAGCAAGGGCTCTTCCCGAGACCGATCGCACTCGGTAGCAACTGCGCACGATGGGTTCAGTCCGAAGTGCAGGCCTGGGTCAGTGACAGCATCGTGACCGCGCGCCTGACGGCTCGGGAAACTACCAGGCAGTAG